The Carassius carassius chromosome 16, fCarCar2.1, whole genome shotgun sequence genome window below encodes:
- the LOC132159419 gene encoding zinc finger protein 239-like: MNIHTGEKLHECDQCGKTLFRASQLKGHLKIHTKEKPHSCSFCGNSFSHLHTLKVHQKIHTGVREYMCFECEKTFITSEDLKRHQRIHTGEKPYKCSHCDKRFSQSGDLKSHERIHTGEKPYKCSHCDKRFSRSGDLKSHERIHTGEKLYHCSACGKSFTQLFSLRRHTINNHNK, from the coding sequence atgaacatccacactggagagaaactgcATGAATGTGATCAGTGCGGAAAAACACTTTTTAGAGCTTCACAACTGAAGGGTCACCTGAAAATTCATACAAAGGAGAAACCACATTCCTGTTCTTTCTGTGGAAATAGTTTTTCACATCTGCATACTTTAAAAGTTCATCAGAAGATACACACTGGTGTGAGAGAAtatatgtgctttgagtgtgagaaGACTTTCATTACATCTGAAGATTTGAAACGTcaccagaggatccacactggagagaaaccttacaagtgttcccactgtgacaagagattcagtcagtcaggagacctgaaatcacatgagaggattcacactggagagaaaccttacaagtgttcacactgtgacaagagattcagtcggtcaggagacctgaaatcacatgagaggattcacactggagagaaactgtaTCACTGCTCTgcatgtgggaagagtttcactcAGTTGTTTTCTTTACGGAGACATACAATAAACAATCACAATAAGTAA
- the LOC132159415 gene encoding gastrula zinc finger protein XlCGF49.1-like: MEEKIHHVKTGEKILSQTESISLLKRRDNKSFTCTLCGKSLTCKQSLKIHMRIHTGEKPFTCDQCGKSFTQSSNLKGHMNIHTGEKPFTCDQCGKRFAQPSSLKVHMNIHTEKKLHGCDQCGKTFSWASGLSRHLNVHLKEKPHSCSLCGKSFSQLQYLRYHQKRHTGVREYMCFECEKTFTMADDLKRHQRIHTGEKPYKCSH, from the coding sequence ATGGAGGAGAAAATACATCATGTCAAAACTGGAGAAAAAATTCTTTCACAGACTGAAAGTATTTCTTTATTGAAAAGAAGAGACAATAAAAGTTTCACCTGCActctgtgtggaaagagtttgacATGCAAACAGAGTCTCAAGATTcacatgaggatccacactggagagaaaccattcacatgtgatcagtgtgggaagagtttcacacaatCATCAAACCTTAAGGgccacatgaacatccacactggagagaaaccgttcacatgtgatcagtgtgggaagagATTTGCACAACCTTCAAGCCTTAAGGtgcacatgaacatccacactgaaAAGAAACTGCACGGATGTGATCAATGTGGAAAAACATTTTCATGGGCTTCAGGCTTGAGTAGACATCTGAATGTTCATTTAAAggagaaaccacattcatgttctttgtgtggaaagagtttttcacaACTGCAGTATTTAAGATACCATCAGAAGAGACACACTGGTGTGAGAGAAtatatgtgctttgagtgtgagaaGACTTTTACTATGGCTGATGATCTGAAACGTcaccagaggatccacactggagagaaaccttacaagtgttcacactga